In one Bacillota bacterium genomic region, the following are encoded:
- a CDS encoding DnaJ domain-containing protein, translated as MEYKDYYKILGVDKNASQNEIKKAYRKLAKQYHPDAHPGDKKAEEKFKEINEAYEVLGDEEKRKKYDTLGQGFNFQHGYNFDPSQFGFGKNVRYEYRTGTNNDFSDFFNMFFGADSFDLSDILRGFGKGTGYSRQYPIDGDDIEANITITPEEGFKGLEKRITVKANGTEKTISFRIPAGIKQGEKIKLAGQGNPGINGGRKGDLYLNVNFQASKKFELDGMDLLSTIDLYPWDAALGTETYFETIDGKIYVKIPPGVQSDSKIRISGQGYRDRKGLRGDLLLRVRIVNPGILTNEEKELYRKLRDIQRKK; from the coding sequence ATGGAATATAAGGACTACTATAAAATACTGGGCGTGGATAAAAACGCAAGTCAAAATGAAATAAAGAAGGCATATAGAAAGTTGGCCAAGCAGTATCATCCGGATGCCCATCCGGGCGATAAAAAAGCAGAAGAAAAATTCAAGGAAATAAATGAAGCCTATGAGGTGTTGGGAGATGAAGAAAAACGGAAAAAATATGATACTCTTGGGCAAGGCTTTAATTTTCAGCATGGGTATAATTTTGACCCATCCCAGTTTGGTTTTGGGAAAAATGTAAGGTATGAGTACCGTACAGGGACAAATAATGATTTTAGTGATTTTTTTAATATGTTTTTTGGCGCAGATTCTTTTGATTTAAGCGACATTTTAAGAGGTTTTGGAAAGGGTACGGGCTATTCGAGGCAATACCCCATAGATGGAGATGATATTGAGGCTAACATTACAATAACCCCTGAGGAAGGTTTTAAAGGGCTTGAAAAAAGGATTACGGTAAAAGCAAATGGTACAGAAAAAACCATTTCATTTAGAATTCCTGCAGGAATTAAACAAGGAGAAAAAATAAAGCTTGCAGGCCAGGGGAATCCGGGTATAAATGGGGGGAGAAAAGGAGATTTATATTTAAATGTGAATTTTCAGGCAAGTAAAAAGTTTGAACTGGACGGTATGGACCTTTTGTCAACTATTGATTTATATCCATGGGATGCAGCATTGGGGACAGAAACCTATTTTGAGACGATAGACGGAAAGATTTACGTAAAAATACCCCCAGGAGTACAAAGTGACAGCAAGATAAGGATAAGTGGCCAGGGTTATAGGGACAGAAAAGGTTTAAGAGGCGACTTGTTGCTTAGGGTGAGGATTGTAAACCCTGGTATATTGACCAATGAAGAAAAGGAACTTTATAGGAAACTTAGAGATATTCAACGAAAGAAATAA
- the clpB gene encoding ATP-dependent chaperone ClpB, which translates to MNIDKFTEKGQQALAAAQEIALRYGHQQVDGEHIHLALLNQEDGLIPKLISVMGENAALITNDVQKEVERIPKVFGTSTSSLYATRRFNEIILHAEDEAKKFKDEYVGVEHIYLALLRERSTPSEYIFKRYNISRERFLSALNKVRSNQRITSRNPEEMYEALKKYGRELVELARKGKLDPVIGRDAEIRRVIRILSRRTKNNPVLIGEPGVGKTAVVEGLAQRILKGDVPEGLKNKRIFALDMGALIAGAKYRGEFEERLKAVLNEIQSSQGEIIMFIDELHNIVGAGRTEGAMDAGNILKPMLARGELRCIGATTLDEYRKYIEKDAALERRFQPVLVDQPSVEDTVSILRGLKERFEIHHGVRIADSAIIAASVLSNKYISDRFLPDKAIDLMDEAAAMIRTEIDSMPAELDEISRKIMQLEIEQEALKKENDRQSLERLKNLEKELAELREEANGMKAQWQMEKQNIERIKEIKQQIEDVKRQIEEAERRYDLNELAVLKHGKLPELQKRLEEEKKKQEAYGEKQLVKEEVTEEEIAEIVSKWTGIPVTKLMENERDKLLNLDKILHKRVVGQDDAVSAVSDAVLRARSGLKDPRKPIGSFIFLGPTGVGKTELARALSEALFDTEESMVRIDMSEYMEKHAVARLIGAPPGYVGYEEGGQLTEAVRRKPYCVILFDEIEKAHPEVFNILLQLLDDGRLTDSQGRTVNFKNTVIIMTSNIGSHHLIQGVNDKGEINENVRELVMNELRMKFKPEFLNRVDEIVMFKPLVKDEVIKIIELSLHEIQRRLNHKNIKLSITDRTKQFIADEAYSPIFGARPIKRYLQKHVETEIGKMIIKGTLEENATAIIDVEDGKITISAV; encoded by the coding sequence ATGAATATAGATAAATTTACAGAGAAAGGACAACAAGCTCTTGCGGCTGCCCAGGAAATTGCTTTGAGATATGGACATCAACAGGTTGATGGAGAGCATATTCATCTTGCCCTATTGAATCAGGAAGATGGACTTATACCTAAACTAATTAGTGTAATGGGAGAAAATGCTGCACTGATTACAAATGATGTTCAAAAGGAAGTAGAAAGGATTCCGAAGGTTTTTGGTACTTCGACCTCAAGCCTTTATGCGACCCGAAGGTTCAACGAGATAATTTTGCATGCTGAAGATGAAGCAAAGAAATTTAAAGATGAATATGTTGGTGTAGAACACATATACCTGGCATTGTTGAGAGAAAGGAGTACTCCCTCGGAATATATATTTAAAAGATACAATATTAGTAGGGAGAGGTTTCTTTCTGCTCTTAATAAAGTCAGGAGCAACCAGCGTATTACGTCCAGAAATCCTGAAGAGATGTATGAAGCGTTAAAAAAGTATGGGAGAGAGCTTGTGGAACTGGCCCGAAAAGGCAAATTGGATCCTGTTATTGGAAGAGACGCTGAAATACGGCGTGTTATTAGGATACTTTCAAGAAGAACAAAGAATAATCCAGTGTTAATTGGAGAACCTGGAGTAGGTAAAACTGCTGTGGTTGAAGGGTTGGCACAACGCATTCTAAAGGGAGATGTACCTGAAGGTCTTAAAAATAAGAGAATATTTGCATTAGACATGGGAGCTTTAATTGCCGGGGCTAAGTACAGGGGAGAATTTGAAGAAAGGCTTAAAGCAGTGCTTAATGAAATACAGTCTTCCCAGGGCGAGATTATAATGTTTATAGATGAGCTTCATAATATTGTAGGGGCCGGCAGGACTGAGGGAGCAATGGATGCAGGAAACATTTTAAAGCCTATGCTTGCAAGGGGAGAGCTTCGTTGTATTGGTGCGACCACCCTTGATGAATACCGCAAATACATTGAAAAAGACGCTGCTTTAGAGAGAAGATTTCAACCTGTATTGGTTGATCAACCTTCAGTAGAGGATACAGTATCTATTTTGAGGGGTTTAAAAGAAAGGTTTGAAATACATCATGGAGTAAGGATTGCCGATAGCGCAATAATAGCAGCGTCTGTGTTATCAAATAAGTATATAAGCGACAGGTTTTTGCCTGACAAGGCCATAGATCTTATGGACGAAGCAGCAGCAATGATAAGGACAGAGATTGATAGTATGCCTGCGGAACTTGATGAAATAAGCAGAAAGATTATGCAGCTTGAAATCGAACAGGAGGCTTTAAAAAAAGAAAATGACAGGCAATCTTTAGAAAGACTAAAAAATTTGGAAAAAGAGTTAGCTGAATTAAGGGAAGAAGCAAATGGCATGAAAGCTCAATGGCAAATGGAAAAACAAAATATCGAAAGGATTAAAGAAATAAAGCAACAGATAGAGGATGTAAAGAGACAGATTGAAGAAGCAGAAAGACGTTATGACCTTAACGAATTGGCAGTCTTAAAACATGGGAAGCTTCCCGAGTTACAAAAAAGGTTGGAGGAAGAAAAGAAGAAGCAGGAAGCTTATGGTGAAAAGCAGTTGGTAAAAGAGGAAGTGACTGAAGAAGAAATTGCAGAAATTGTTTCAAAATGGACAGGGATACCTGTAACAAAACTAATGGAAAATGAAAGAGATAAACTCCTTAATCTCGATAAGATTTTGCACAAAAGGGTTGTAGGGCAAGACGATGCTGTAAGCGCAGTATCAGATGCTGTTTTAAGGGCAAGGTCAGGGCTGAAAGATCCGAGAAAACCCATAGGTTCCTTTATATTTCTTGGTCCTACAGGGGTTGGGAAAACTGAATTGGCTAGAGCTTTATCTGAAGCATTGTTTGACACCGAAGAGAGTATGGTTAGAATAGATATGAGTGAATACATGGAAAAGCATGCTGTTGCCAGGCTAATTGGCGCGCCTCCGGGATATGTAGGCTATGAAGAAGGAGGCCAATTGACTGAAGCAGTAAGAAGAAAGCCTTATTGTGTAATCCTCTTTGATGAAATTGAAAAGGCCCACCCTGAAGTATTTAATATTCTTCTTCAATTGTTAGATGACGGAAGGCTTACCGATAGCCAGGGAAGGACTGTAAATTTTAAGAATACGGTGATAATAATGACATCAAATATTGGAAGCCATCATCTTATTCAAGGCGTAAATGACAAGGGAGAAATAAATGAAAATGTAAGGGAATTGGTAATGAATGAACTTAGAATGAAGTTTAAACCCGAATTTCTCAACAGGGTTGATGAAATTGTTATGTTTAAACCCCTTGTAAAAGATGAAGTAATAAAAATTATTGAGCTTTCATTACATGAAATACAAAGAAGGCTTAACCATAAAAATATTAAGCTTTCAATCACAGATAGAACAAAACAATTCATAGCTGATGAAGCTTATTCACCCATTTTTGGTGCAAGGCCAATTAAACGCTATTTGCAGAAACATGTGGAAACTGAAATTGGTAAAATGATTATTAAGGGAACCCTAGAAGAAAATGCTACTGCCATCATAGATGTAGAAGACGGGAAAATTACTATATCTGCGGTATAA
- a CDS encoding alpha-L-fucosidase, which produces MNIPKPDPTPGDTTWFTHDRFGLFIHWGLYALPARHEWVKKHEKMDTQTYEKYFKHFDPDLYDPELWAKAASNAGMKYFVVTTKHHEGFCLWDSKLTDYKAPNTPAGKDLLRPMVEAFRKQNMKVGFYHSLLDWHHPHYTVDVCHPMSENEAYIAADKNRDLSKYIEYLHGQVKELLTEYGKIDIMWFDFSISPSERFPGKGKEVWQSEKLIEMVRNLQPGILINDRLQIDQDIKTPEQFVPREWVKVNGKPVIWEACHTFSGSWGYHRDEESWKSVDMLVKMLIDTVSKGGNLLLNVGPTGRGEFDERALDRLAGMGEWMKRHNRSIYGCTQAPKEFKCPPDCRFTYNPEKNRLYLHVFSWPFKHIHLDGMAEKVEYAQLLNDASEIKMITQRHVSSHAGDSDSGESTLTLEIPVKKPNVTVPVIELFLK; this is translated from the coding sequence ATGAACATTCCGAAACCTGATCCTACACCTGGAGATACAACATGGTTTACACATGACCGATTTGGGCTTTTTATTCATTGGGGGCTTTATGCATTACCGGCACGTCACGAATGGGTAAAAAAGCATGAGAAAATGGATACCCAAACTTATGAAAAGTATTTCAAACATTTTGATCCTGACCTTTATGACCCTGAATTATGGGCAAAGGCTGCCAGTAATGCAGGTATGAAGTATTTTGTTGTTACTACAAAGCACCATGAAGGATTCTGTCTCTGGGATTCCAAGCTTACTGATTATAAAGCACCAAATACACCTGCAGGAAAAGACTTGTTAAGACCGATGGTGGAAGCCTTTAGGAAACAGAATATGAAAGTTGGCTTTTATCATTCACTCCTTGATTGGCACCACCCCCATTATACTGTTGATGTATGCCATCCTATGTCTGAAAATGAAGCATACATCGCTGCCGACAAAAACAGGGATTTAAGCAAGTATATTGAATACTTGCATGGACAGGTAAAAGAACTATTAACAGAGTACGGCAAAATTGATATTATGTGGTTCGATTTTTCTATTTCACCATCGGAAAGATTTCCCGGAAAAGGCAAAGAGGTATGGCAAAGCGAAAAGCTGATTGAAATGGTACGTAACTTGCAACCTGGGATACTTATAAATGACCGTCTGCAAATTGACCAGGATATAAAAACCCCTGAGCAGTTTGTTCCCCGTGAATGGGTAAAAGTAAACGGCAAACCGGTTATCTGGGAAGCATGCCATACTTTCAGCGGTTCCTGGGGATATCACAGGGATGAAGAAAGCTGGAAAAGTGTAGACATGCTTGTGAAAATGCTTATAGACACTGTAAGCAAAGGAGGGAACCTGCTCCTTAATGTTGGGCCTACGGGAAGAGGTGAGTTTGATGAGAGGGCCTTGGACCGACTGGCAGGCATGGGAGAATGGATGAAGAGGCATAACCGCTCAATTTATGGATGTACGCAGGCTCCTAAAGAATTTAAATGCCCGCCTGATTGTAGGTTCACATATAACCCTGAGAAAAATAGGCTTTATCTTCACGTGTTTAGCTGGCCTTTCAAGCATATACACCTGGATGGGATGGCAGAAAAAGTAGAATATGCTCAGCTTCTTAACGATGCATCAGAAATAAAAATGATAACTCAAAGACATGTTTCATCTCATGCTGGAGATTCTGATTCGGGAGAATCGACACTAACCCTTGAAATACCGGTTAAGAAGCCAAATGTAACAGTTCCTGTAATCGAGCTATTCTTAAAATGA
- a CDS encoding sulfite exporter TauE/SafE family protein, whose protein sequence is MVRSLKSTVNSMKKRKYLKSIIIGIVTGFINGLFGSGGGTIAVPAMVMLLGSDEHKAHATAISVILPLTIISAFFYINNRYVDWDITWKVILGGIVGGYVGAKLLNICPENILRRIFASFMIFAAIRMMWRN, encoded by the coding sequence ATGGTAAGAAGTTTGAAAAGTACTGTGAATAGCATGAAGAAAAGAAAATATTTAAAAAGTATAATAATTGGAATAGTTACAGGCTTTATTAACGGCCTTTTTGGTTCAGGAGGAGGTACTATTGCTGTTCCGGCAATGGTCATGTTGCTTGGTTCTGATGAACATAAAGCTCACGCTACGGCAATATCCGTTATTCTTCCTTTAACAATAATCAGCGCATTTTTTTATATCAACAATAGATATGTGGATTGGGATATTACCTGGAAAGTAATATTAGGAGGTATAGTCGGAGGGTATGTGGGGGCAAAATTACTAAATATTTGTCCGGAAAACATTTTAAGGCGAATATTTGCAAGTTTCATGATTTTTGCCGCCATAAGAATGATGTGGAGGAATTAA
- a CDS encoding sulfite exporter TauE/SafE family protein: MILFFIGLLAGIISGMGIGGGTILIPALVLFIKSEQHVAQSVNLIYFVPTAIIALIIHIKNKKVDFKMALPIIISGIFGAALGSWLAASFSSSALKKLFALFLFIMGIYEMFRKTR; the protein is encoded by the coding sequence GTGATTCTTTTTTTTATAGGCCTTTTAGCGGGAATAATTAGCGGTATGGGAATTGGCGGGGGGACAATTTTAATACCGGCCCTGGTTTTATTTATTAAATCTGAACAACATGTGGCCCAAAGTGTAAATTTAATATATTTTGTTCCTACAGCCATCATAGCCTTGATTATCCATATAAAAAATAAGAAGGTCGATTTTAAAATGGCCCTGCCGATCATTATTTCGGGTATTTTTGGTGCAGCTTTGGGATCTTGGCTGGCTGCAAGCTTTTCAAGCAGTGCTTTAAAAAAATTGTTTGCATTATTTTTATTCATAATGGGTATATATGAAATGTTTAGAAAGACCCGTTAA